From one Trifolium pratense cultivar HEN17-A07 linkage group LG1, ARS_RC_1.1, whole genome shotgun sequence genomic stretch:
- the LOC123903012 gene encoding protease 2, with product MLHQNLRLNIGRFFCIPLTVSVLLSSTLSLPSTALSHYNHRRPMTSPPQSLSQSHSPLPPPVAKKVEHVMELFNDTRIDNYYWLRDDSRSDPDVLSYLRQENAYTDSVMSGTKEIEDKLFAEIRGRIKEEDVSAPLRKGPYYYYTKNLEGKEYVQHCRRLISDNQKVPSVNDTMPTGPDAPPEHVILDENIKAQQHGYYSIGTFKVSPNSKLVAYAEDTKGDEIYTVYVMDVETQAPVGEPIVGVTSYLQWAGDNALVYITMDSILRPYKAWLHVLGTEQSKDTLLYEEKDDTFSLDLDASESKKYLFVASESKNTRFNFYLDVSKPEEGLKVLTQRVDGIDTTVSHRGDHFFIKRRSDQFFNSEVVACAVNNTSSTTVLIPHRESVKIQEIQLFSDHLVAYERENGLPKITVYHLPSIGEPLRSLESGQVVSFIDPVYSVDSSESEFSSSILRFSYSSLKTPPSVYDYDMKAGISVLKKIDSVLGGFDATKYVTERQWARALDGTLIPMSLVYRKDLVKLDGSDPLLLYGYGSYEICIDPSFKSSRLSLLDRGFIYVIAHIRGGGEMGRQWYENGKLLKKKNTFTDFIACAEHLIEKKFCSKERLCINGRSAGGLLIGGVLNMRPDLFKSAVAGVPFVDVVTTMLDPTIPLTTSEWEEWGDPRKEEFYFYMKSYSPVDNVKAQNYPHILVTAGLNDPRVLYSEPAKFVAKLRDLKTDDNILLFKCELGAGHFSKSGRFEKLQEDAFTYTFFLKTLNLTDHL from the exons atgCTACATCAAAATCTTCGCTTAAACATTGGTCGCTTTTTCTGCATTCCTTTAACCGTTTCCGTCCTCCTCTCCTCCACTCTTTCTCTTCCTTCCACCGCACTCTCTCACTACAACCACCGCCGTCCGATGACTTCACCACCACAATCTCTGTCGCAGTCTCACTCTCCGCTTCCTCCTCCGGTGGCGAAGAAAGTTGAGCACGTCATGGAGCTTTTCAATGATACCAGGATCGACAATTACTATTGGCTACGTGATGATTCCCGCTCCGATCCCGATGTACTCTCTTACCTCCGCCAGGAAAATGCTTATACTGATTCCGTCATGTCCG GAACCAAGGAAATTGAAGATAAGCTTTTTGCTGAGATAAGAGGAAGGATAAAGGAGGAAGATGTATCTGCACCCTTACGCAAGGGGCCTTATTACTATTATACGAAAAATTTAGAAGGGAAGGAGTATGTTCAACATTGTAGGCGCCTTATATCCGATAACCAAAAGGTTCCATCTGTTAATGACACCATGCCTACAGGACCTGATGCTCCTCCGGAGCATGTTATTTTGGATGAGAATATCAAGGCACAACAACATGGATACTACAGTATTGGTACTTTTAAG gTTAGCCCAAATAGCAAGTTGGTAGCATATGCAGAAGACACCAAAGGAGATGAAATATATACTGTTTATGTCATGGATGTTGAGACTCAAGCTCCAGTTGGAGAGCCTATTGTTGGTGTAACATCATACCTTCAATGGGCTGGTGATAATGCTTTAGTTTATATAACAATGGATAGTATTCTTAGGCCTTACAAG GCATGGCTTCATGTGTTGGGAACAGAACAATCAAAAGATACTCTTCTTTATGAGGAAAAGGATGATACATTTTCTCTTGACCTTGATGCTTCCGAGAGCAAGAAATATTTGTTTGTTGCATCGGAAAGTAAAAATACAAGGTTTAATTTTTATCTTGATGTTTCCAAACCTGAAGAAGGTCTTAAAGTTCTGACACAACGTGTGGATGGTATTGACACTACTGTCAGCCATCGTGGAGATCATTTCTTTATTAAGAGGAGAAGTgatcaatttttcaattcagAGGTTGTAGCTTGTGCTGTCAACAACACCTCATCAACTACAGTTCTTATTCCCCACAGAGAAAG TGTCAAAATTCAGGAGATACAACTTTTTAGTGATCATCTTGTTGCGTATGAGAGAGAAAATGGTCTACCAAAAATAACAGTTTATCACCTTCCATCTATTGGTGAACCACTAAGAAGTCTTGAAAGTGGTCAGGTGGTTAGTTTTATTGATCCAGTATACTCGGTGGATTCTTCAGAATCAGAGTTTTCGTCAAGTATTTTACGATTTTCATATAGCTCATTGAAGACGCCTCCCTCTGTGTATGACTATGATATGAAGGCCGGCATTTCAGTTTTGAAGAAGATTGACTCG GTTCTCGGAGGTTTTGATGCAACAAAATATGTCACTGAAAGGCAGTGGGCACGTGCTTTGGATGGAACTTTGATTCCCATGTCACTTGTTTACCGAAAAGATCTTGTGAAGCTTGATGGATCAGATCCATTACTACTTTATGGCTACGGGTCGTATGAG ATATGCATAGATCCCAGTTTCAAGTCATCAAGGCTATCATTGTTAGATCGAGGTTTTATCTATGTTATAGCTCATATACGCGGAGGTGGTGAAATGGGGAGGCAGTGGTATGAGAATGGGAAGCTGCTGAAGAAAAAGAACACTTTCACTGATTTTATTGCATGTGCTGAACATTTAATTGAAAAGAAATTCTGTTCCAAGGAAAGACTTTGCATCAATGGCAGAAGTGCTGGGGGTTTGCTAATTGGTGGAGTTCTTAATATGAGACCAGATTTATTCAAGTCTGCTGTTGCCGGAGTACCTTTTGTGGATGTTGTGACAACAATGCTTGATCCAACTATTCCTCTCACTACTTCCGAATGGGAG GAATGGGGTGATCCTAGGAAGGAGGAATTTTACTTCTACATGAAGTCATATTCCCCTGTTGATAAT GTAAAGGCACAGAATTACCCACACATTCTTGTTACAGCTGGATTAAACG ACCCACGTGTTCTGTATTCTGAACCTGCAAAGTTTGTCGCAAAACTGAGGGATTTGAAAACTGATGATAACATACTGTTGTTTAAATGTGAGCTTGGTGCTGGACATTTTTCAAAGTCAGGAAG ATTTGAGAAACTTCAGGAAGACGCCTTCACTTATACATTCTTCCTAAAGACTCTAAACTTGACTGATCATCTTTAA
- the LOC123898782 gene encoding leucine-rich repeat receptor-like serine/threonine-protein kinase RGI4, with the protein MQFFTWVLNLVMIFSLLGQCFSESDSPSEAPICSEQDRASLMSFKAAILKDTTDTLSSWIGRDCCDGGWEGVQCNPSTGRVNVLQIQSSNVRDSGTYMKGTLSPALGNLQFLEVLMISGMKHITGTIPSSFSNLTHLTHLVLEDNSIGGCIPPNLGRLSLLETLSLSGNQLKGQIPPTIGNLKNLVQINLARNFMSGSIPPSFKTLRNLNYFDLSYNLLSGPIPDFIGEFQNMTNLDLSYNQLTGKIPISLFSLVNLLDLSLSYNKLTGNIPDQIGNLKSLTSLQLSGNQLTGHVPLSISKLQKLWSLNVSRNGLSDPLPAIPIKGIPALLSIDLSYNNLSLGSVPDWIRSKELTDVHLAGCKLKGDLPHFVRPDSLNSIDLSDNCLIDGISNFFTNMSTLQKVKLSNNQLRFDLSQIKLPSGLSSIDLHANQLIGSLSTIINNMTSNSMEVIDVSNNFISGHIPEFVEGSSLKVLNLGSNSISGSIPASISNLIELEKLDISRNHILGNIPSSLGQLQKLQWLDVSINGITGQIPGSLSQITNLKHANFRANKLCGAIPQTRPFNIFPPVAYAHNLCLCGKPLQPCKG; encoded by the coding sequence atgcaatttttcacatGGGTTTTAAACCTTGTTATGATATTTTCATTACTTGGTCAGTGCTTCTCAGAAAGTGATTCACCATCAGAGGCTCCAATTTGTTCAGAACAAGATAGAGCTTCTCTTATGAGCTTTAAAGCAGCCATTTTGAAGGACACAACAGATACTCTATCTTCATGGATAGGCCGAGATTGCTGCGACGGAGGATGGGAAGGAGTTCAATGTAATCCATCCACAGGGAGAGTTAATGTGTTGCAGATACAAAGCTCAAATGTTAGGGACAGTGGCACTTATATGAAGGGTACACTTTCTCCAGCACTTGGTAATTTGCAATTCTTAGAGGTATTGATGATAAGTGGAATGAAGCATATCACAGGAACAATTCCTTCTAGTTTCTCAAATTTAACTCATCTCACACATCTAGTTCTGGAAGACAATTCAATTGGAGGGTGCATTCCACCAAACTTAGGTCGTTTGTCCTTGCTTGAAACCCTTTCATTGAGTGGTAACCAACTCAAAGGACAGATCCCTCCAACAATAGGGAATCTGAAAAaccttgttcaaattaatttagCAAGAAATTTTATGTCAGGTTCTATCCCACCAAGTTTCAAAACCCTTAGAAATTTGAATTACTTTGACCTCAGTTACAATTTATTATCAGGGCCTATCCCTGATTTTATTGGGGAGTTTCAAAACATGACCAATCTAGACCTATCCTATAACCAACTAACAGGAAAAATTCCAATTTCCTTGTTCAGCCTTGTGAATCTTTTAGACTTGTCCTTGAGCTATAACAAGCTCACAGGGAACATTCCAGATCAGATAGGAAATCTAAAATCCCTGACAAGTCTTCAACTTAGTGGCAATCAGCTCACAGGACATGTTCCACTATCCATATCGAAATTGCAGAAACTTTGGAGCCTTAATGTATCAAGAAATGGGCTCTCAGATCCCTTACCAGCAATTCCTATCAAGGGCATTCCTGCCCTTTTGTCCATAGACCTGTCTTATAATAATCTCAGCCTAGGAAGTGTTCCTGATTGGATCAGAAGCAAGGAACTTACAGACGTGCATCTAGCCGGGTGTAAACTGAAGGGAGATCTTCCGCACTTTGTCAGACCCGACTCTTTGAACTCCATAGACCTGTCAGATAATTGCCTGATTGATGGTATTTCAAACTTCTTCACAAATATGTCCACTTTGCAAAAGGTCAAGCTCTCAAACAACCAGTTGAGGTTTGACCTTTCTCAAATAAAATTGCCATCTGGGTTGTCTTCAATAGATTTGCATGCAAATCAATTGATCGGTTCGCTGTCAACAATCATAAATAATATGACAAGCAACTCTATGGAGGTAATTGATGTATCAAATAATTTCATTTCTGGTCACATTCCAGAATTTGTTGAAGGGTCAAGTTTGAAGGTGCTAAACTTGGGAAGCAACAGCATTTCAGGTTCAATCCCAGCTTCTATTTCAAATTTGATCGAACTTGAGAAATTGGATATTTCAAGAAATCACATATTGGGAAACATCCCTTCAAGTCTTGGTCAGTTGCAGAAACTACAGTGGCTTGATGTATCTATAAATGGAATAACAGGGCAAATCCCAGGTAGCTTATCACAGATAACTAATCTAAAGCATGCAAACTTCAGGGCAAACAAGCTATGTGGAGCAATACCACAAACTAGACCATTCAACATCTTTCCACCAGTTGCTTATGCCCATAATTTGTGCTTATGTGGCAAACCCTTGCAGCCATGCAAGGGATAG
- the LOC123898791 gene encoding high mobility group B protein 7-like has protein sequence MTTKGTKRIECVDSRAASVLIRASDGSAFAKCGECKKDVPMALIDMHDCSLEAKIKMNLNAQVIEQAAQAKKPERKKPKSTEPSAKRAKTGKGKKVKDPNAPKRPPTAFFVFMDDFRKEFKEANPDSKDVKRVGKEAGEKWRSLTDEEKKPYLDRVIELKAEYEKAMEIYNATKKEDQDQEEGSDKEAPAAEEVEELTDEE, from the exons ATGACAACAAAGGGAACGAAAAGGATCGAATGCGTCGATTCTCGTGCTGCTTCCGTTCTTATTCGTGCCAGCGATGGCAGTGCTTTCGCTAAATG TGGTGAGTGCAAGAAAGATGTTCCTATGGCACTCATTGACATGCACGATTGTAGCCTTGAAGCCAAAATCAAAATGAATCTTA ATGCTCAAGTTATTGAGCAAGCTGCTCAAGCGAAGAAACCTGAGAG gaagaAGCCGAAATCGACAGAACCAAGTGCTAAAAGGGCTAAGACTGGGAAAGGGAAAAAGGTTAAGGATCCTAACGCGCCCAAGCGTCCTCCGACTGCTTTCTTTGTTTTCAT GGATGATTTTAGAAAAGAATTTAAGGAAGCTAATCCTGATTCAAAGGATGTTAAAAGG GTTGGTAAAGAGGCTGGTGAGAAGTGGAGGTCTTTGACTGATGAA GAGAAGAAGCCTTATTTGGATAGAGTTATTGAACTGAAGGCAGAATATGAGAAGGCTATGGAAATCTATAATGCTACTAAAAAGGAA GATCAAGATCAAGAAGAGGGGTCTGATAAGGAAGCCCCAGCAGCAGAAGAGGTGGAAGAGTTAACAGACGAGGAGTAG
- the LOC123903011 gene encoding thioredoxin-like fold domain-containing protein MRL7L, chloroplastic → MALSFPLSSFISPIKDTNFNFPNSFSLYKYKPTKNIFNFSNPSLQVGYSRVTRVQVLKSDGAGSNRRGRERYSDSDSDDEDEDDAPSPSKENDPYAMNLEERQEWRRKIRQVMDKKPDIQEVVDNDEKKKKMEKLINDYGLVVEEEDPNWPEDADGWGFSFGQFFDKITVQNKKKEDNDDVEDDNDVDDDKPIVWQDDNYIRPIKDIKAAEWEETVFKDISPLIILVHNRYKRPKDNERIRDELEKAVHIIWNCRLPSPRCVALDAVVETELVAALKVSVFPEVIFTKAGKILFRDKAIRSGDEWSKIMAFFYYRGAKPPCLTNIPDFQENIPSFTIGNRVS, encoded by the exons ATGGCACTCAGTTTTCCCTTGTCATCTTTCATTTCACCAATCAAAGATACAAACTTCAACTTCCCCAATTCATTTTCTCTTTACAAGTACAAACCCACCAAAAATATCTTCAATTTCTCAAACCCCTCTTTGCAG GTTGGTTATTCTAGAGTAACAAGAGTTCAAGTACTCAAATCTGATGGTGCTGGTTCCAACAGAAGAGGGCGAGAACGATATAGTGACAGTGATAGTgacgatgaagatgaagatgatgcaCCCTCTCCCTCCAAAGAAAATGACCCTTATGCTATGAATCTTGAAGAGAGACAAGAATGGAGAAGAAAAATTAGACAGGTTATGGATAAGAAACCTGATATTCAAGAAGTTGTAGATAAtgatgaaaagaagaagaaaatggaaAAGCTTATCAATGATTATGGCCTTGTTGTGGAAGAGGAAGATCCTAATTGGCCTGAAGATGCTGATGGTTGGGGATTCAGTTTCGGACAGTTTTTCGACAAGATTACTgtccaaaataaaaagaaggaaGATAATGATGATGTCGAGGACGAcaatgatgttgatgatgataagCCAATAGTGTGGCAAGATGACAATTACATTCGTCCTATCAAAGACATTAAGGCTGCAGAATGGGAGGAAACTGTATTCAAAGACATAAGTCCCTTGATTATTCTCGTGCATAATCGTTATAAAAG GCCAAAGGACAATGAAAGAATTCGAGATGAACTAGAGAAAGCTGTGCATATCATATGGAACTGCAGATTACCCTCTCCAAGA TGTGTCGCACTTGATGCTGTTGTTGAGACTGAACTAGTTGCTGCACTTAAAGTATCGGTTTTCCCAGAAGTTATCTTTACTAAAGCAGGGAAGATTTTATTCCGTGATAAAG CAATTCGAAGTGGAGATGAGTGGTCAAAGATCATGGCCTTCTTTTACTACCGAGGAGCCAAACCACCGTGTTTGACTAACATTCCAGATTTCCAGGAAAATATTCCTTCTTTTACCATTGGTAATCGAGTGTCCTGA